The sequence GCCGGATGATGGATTTCGAAACGTTCATCGCCTGGGGCGAAATGGGCGGCGGCGCGGGGATCGCTGCGACCAAGCCGTTTGACGGGCAGGAAGCAAGCACCGGCAATGGCACGATGGTGGCGTTCGAGGCGAAATCGCGCGAGCAGGTGAACCGGCTGCACGAAATCGCGTTGGCCCATGGCGGCAGCGATGAAGGCGCGCCGGGTCCGCGCGGCGAACCGGACGAGAACGGCATGGTGTTCTACGCCGGGTATTTCCGCGATCCCGATGGCAACAAGCTCAACGCCTTCCTGATGGACAAGGTCGGCTAAGGGGGGGCGCGAAGATGGCCGCCAAGCATCGTCTCGCGGACAATTTCATCCATCTCGGGATGGGCGCTACGGCCGAGCCGCAGCCTGCGTTCGATGGCAAGGAATGGTATCAGGACTATACGCAGCGCACCGCCGGTGACGGCAAGGAAGGCCGCCTGGTCAGCCAGCACAGTTTCACCGAGGGCTGGCTCAGCTGGGAAATGCATCCGCATGGTAGCGAAGTGGTGATCTGCACCCGCGGGGCGATGGTGCTGATGCAGGAATTTCCCGATGGACGGATCGAAACCATGACGCTGGAGGCGGGCGACTATGCAATCAATCCCCCCGGCGTGTGGCATATCGCCGATGTAGAAACCCATGCAGAGGCGATCTTCAATACCGCCGGGGAAAGCACGCAGCACCGAGAGCGCGGGGCATCTGCGGCGGCCAGCTTGCCGTCCGCTGAACGCCGGCGGCTGGCTGATACAATCCGCGACAAATCTGCCCGCGCCCGGCATAAAGCTGCGACATTGGACCGCTAGAACCGGCATTGTGAGTGATGGGGCGCGGCTTCCTCCCCCCACTCCCAAGACCGGATAGGCCGTTTGGCCAATCCACCCGCGCCCCATCGCTCTTCGATAATGATAATCCTACGGAGAAATTTAATGCGTAAATCCACCTTCACCCTGTCCGTTGCCGGTGCAGCTATCATCGCGCTTACCGGCGGCGTTGCCATCGCCAATCAGCATGGCGGCGATCGCGGTGCGCCGATGACCTTGGCCCAGACCAAGACGCACAGCGCACAGATGTTCGAACGCATGGATGCCAATAATGACGGCGTGATCAATGCCGCAGACCGCGCCGCCAAGCGCGCCGAACGCTTTGCCGCAACCGACACCAATAATGACGGCGAATTGACCAAGGCCGAAATGACCGCCGCCCGCGAAGCGCGCAAGGCGGAGAAGCAGGAACGCCGCATGGAACGGCGCAAATCGCGCATGGAACAGCGTTTCGAACGGCTCGACACCGACAATAGCGGCGGTGTCTCGCAGGCCGAAATGGATGCGGCCCAGCAGGCCCGCGCCGAGCGCAGGGGCGAAGCACGCTCCGAACGGCGCGGTGGCGGTGACCGGATGGGAATGCACCGCGGCGGCAAGGGTATGAAAGGCATGCGCGGCGGCAAGGGCATGGGCCGCATGATGCTGCGCATGGCCGATGCCAATAACGACCAGCAGGTCACCCGCGCCGAATTCGACACAGCAGTCGAAACGCACTTCGCCCAGATGGATGCCAACAATGATGGCACCGTAACCGCCGACGAGCGCAAGGCTGCCCGCAAGGCCATGCGCGACACGATGCGCGAAAAGCGCGGTGAGCGCGGCGGCATGCGCGGCCAGTAAGCGGCCCCGTTCCCGCTTGATCTGCGCTTGACAGGGAATGGCCGCGGACCGCACGGTTCGCCGCCGCTTCCATGACAGAAAACCAATCCACCACCCTGCTGCTCGTCGACGACGAGCCGAGCCTGCGAGAGCCCCTGGCCGAGTATTTGCGCGGCCAGGGGTTTGCCGTGCGCGAAGCCGAAAGCGCCGCCGCCGCCCGCTCGGCAATGCTCGAACAAACGCCCGATCTGGCCCTGCTCGACATCATGATGCCGGGCGAAGACGGCTTGTCGCTGTGCCGCCATCTGGTGGAGGCGCGCGACCTGCCGGTAATATTGCTGACTGCGAAGGGCGAAGCGACCGACCGGATCATCGGGCTGGAGATCGGCGCGGACGATTACGTCACCAAACCGTTCGAACCGCGCGAGCTGGTCGCACGGATCCGCTCGGTCCTGCGCCGCGCGGCTCGGCCGGCGAACGGCACGTCCGACCCGGCGAGCGAGGCCAACTATACTTTCGAAGGCTGGCAGCTCGATCCGCTGAAGCAGAAACTGACCGATCCCGAAGGTGCGCTGGTGGCGCTGTCCACGGCGGAATTCCGGATGCTTCGCGCCTTTCTCGATCATCCGCGCCAGGTGCTCGACCGCGATCGCCTGCTCGATCTGGTGCAGGGGCGCGAAGCACATTTGTTCGACCGGGCGGTGGATAATCAGGTCAGCCGCCTGCGCGGCAAGATCGAGGCGGATCGCAGCAATCCGCAGCTGATCCTGACCGTGCGCGGCGGCGGATATCGCTTCGCCGCTGATGTCGCGCGGCAGGTCCGCATAGATGGATGAGCGCAGCAACATCCGGCCCCGGTGGCGGATCTGGCCGCGCAGCCTATTCTGGCAAGTCATGGCCAGCGTGGCGCTGGCGCTGCTGGTGGCGCAGGCGGTCTCCACCGTATTGCTGTTTCGCGCCGCCGAGGAACGGCGCCAGACCGAAACGCTGACCGGCCTTGCGTTCCAGCTGGTTACCGGAGCCGAGCGAGAGAATTTTCGGCAGCAGCGCCGCGCCCTTCGCATGGAACGCGCAATGGATTCCGGCGCGATGGCAACAATGCGTCGCCGCAGCCGGTCGCCCGGGGGGTTACCGCGCCGCTTACGCTACCAATCCAGCGACGCCGCACCCATCCTGCCCGGCGAATTAAGTGACGAAGCGCGCGAGAAGCGGCTGTCTGCACTGCTCACCGCGCAAGGCGTAGAGGTCGCCGAACTGCAGGTCATATCGCGCCAGGCAGGCGATGATCCGGCATTACAGCGGGCTGCCCGGCGGCTGACGCGCTTTGCCGCCAATCCGGATTGGCGCGAACGACGCATATTGGTCGCCGGTTTGCGGCGGGAAGGCGAAGATAGTTGGGAAATCGCACGAACGGTGCAGCCCCGCCGCGACGGGGGATCGCTTACCGGTCTGGTCGCGCAGACGCTGATTATTTTCGGCTTCCTGATGGCGATCCTGTTCGTCTTGCTGCGCCGTATCACCCAGCCGCTTGCCGCGTTGACTCGCCGGGTGGAAAGTTTCGGGCGAACGCAAGGTTCCGCCGCTCCCCTCGCCGTGTCGGGGCCAGACGATATTCGCGATCTGATAACTGCGCAAAATGCGATGGAAGCCCGCATCGCGGCGTTGCTGGATGAAAAGGACGTGATGCTCGGCGCGATTGGGCACGATCTCAAGACCCCGCTGGCTGCGCTGCGTGTACGGATCGAAAGCGTCGAGAGCGATGCGGAGCGCGCCAAGATGGCGGCGGGGATCGAAGATATCACCGCCACGCTGGACGATATCCTCTCGCTCGCGCGGATTGGCCGCCCCTCCGCCCCGCCCGAACACGCGCAGCTTGGCGCGCTTACCGCTTCGGTGGCGGAGGAGTTCGAGGATATGGGCGAGCCGGTGACATTGGGCGAAACCGCTCGCATCGCGGCGAGCGTCCATGTCACATGGATCCGCCGCGCCTTGCGCAATCTGATTGCCAATGCGCTGCGCTATGGCGGCACTGCCGATGTCACGCTGCACCGTGAAACCGCTACGGATGGCGAATTTGCGGTGTTCCGCGTAACCGATAACGGCCCCGGCATCGCCGATGACCGTATCGCCGACATGCTGGAGCCCTTTACCCGCGGCGAGGCCAGCCGCAACCGCGCCACCGGGGGCGCCGGGCTAGGCCTGACCATTGCCCGTGCCATCGCGCAGCAGCATGGCGGCGAGCTGCTACTGGCCAACCGCCCCGAAGGTGGGCTGCGGGCGGAGCTGCGGCTGCCGTTGACCTCAGCCTAGCGCATCAATCCGCCGATCAGATTACGCACGAACCGCCCGGCAAGCGGCCCGGCCAGATCGGTGGCGATCGAACCGGCGGCCGATGTAACGCCGGATTTCATCGGGTTGGCGCGCGATTTCTTGCCTAATACCGCTGCCGCCGCCGCGCCTGCAGCGGATCCGGCGGCAACTTTTGCACCCCGGCTGAAAGCCTTTTCCCACATCGACTTGGTTTTGCGAGGACGCTTGCGGACTTCCTCCTCGCCCTGGTCCTCCACTTCCTGCGCAGTCGCCGCGGCATCGGCAGCCTTGGCCAGCAGCACTTCCTCTGCGCTTTCGCGGTCGATGGCGGTATCGTATTTCCCCTCGACCGGACTGATCGACTGGATAATCGCGCGCTCTTTTTTCGTCACCGGGCCAAGCCGGCTGCGCGGCGGCTTGATCAGCGTGCGCTGGACCACGGTGGGCGCCCCGTCCTCGTCCAGAGTGCTGACCAGCGCCTCACCCACGCGCAATTCGGTGATCGCCTGTTCTACATCGAGATCGGGATTGATACGAAAGGTTTCCGCCGCCGCCTTGATCGCGCGCTTGTCGCGCGGGGTGAAGGCGCGCAGGGCGTGCTGGACCCGGTTGCCGAGCTGGCCCGCGACATCTTCGGGAATGTCGATCGGGTTCTGCGTGACGAAGAACACGCCCACACCCTTGGACCGGATCAGCCGGACCACCTGCTCGATCTTGTCTTCCAGCGCCTTGGGGGCATCGTCGAACAGCAGGTGCGCTTCGTCGAAGAAGAACACCAGCTTGGGCTTTTCAGGATCGCCCACTTCGGGCAGCGTTTCGAACAGTTCGGCCAGCAGCCACAGCAGGAACGTGGCGTAGAGTTTCGGACTGCGCATCAATTTGTCGGCGGCCAGGATATTGACGATGCCGCGCCCCTGCTCGTCTGTTTTCAGGAAATCATCGATTTCCAGTGCGGGCTCGCCGAAAAACAGGTCCGCCCCTTGGCTCTCGAAACTCAGCAACTGGCGCTGGATCGCGCCGACCGATTGTTTCGAGACATTGCCATATTTGCCCGACAGTTCCCTGGCATTGGCGCTGGCCCAGGCGAGCACCGATTGCAGATCGCCGAAATCGAGCAGCAGCAGGCCATTATCGTCGGCATGGCGGAACACGATTTGCAGCACGCCTTCCTGCGTATCGTTGAGGTCCAGCAAGCGGGACAGCAGCAGCGGCCCCATTTCCGATATGGTGGTGCGGATGGGATGGCCCTGTTCGCCATACAAATCCCAGAAAACCGCCGGATTGTCGGAATATGCGTAGTCTTCCATGCCCAGCTCTTCGGCGCGTTCCTCCAGCTTGTCGGCATGTTTGAAGGTAGCGGACCCGGCCATTGCGGCGCCCGACAGATCGCCCTTCACATCGGCCACGAATACCGGGACGCCATGGGCGGAAAAGCTTTCCGCCATGCCCTGCAAGGTTACGGTCTTGCCCGTTCCCGTTGCCCCGGCAATCAGCCCGTGGCGATTGGCCCGGCTGAGATCGAGATGTTGCCGCTCGCCATTGCTGGCCAGTCCCAGAAAAATATCTGCCATTTGCGTGTCCCGTCCCGTCCGTTTGTCTGCCCGCCGGGGCATGGCGCAGGCCGTGCGCGCGGGTCAAGCGTACGCGGCCAAGCGATGCAGAAGGTTACAATTGGCGAAGGGCGCATTATGGCGGGGCGATGGCCGACCGGCACCCCTTTGTCCTGCTCGACGATGCGCGCGCCGATGGCGGTCTCCATGGTGGGGCAGATGCGCAAGCGTTCACCGATCCGCGCGAGGTATTCGTGGCGCATCGCGCTGCCGATGTGGCGGGTGTGCTGGCGCGGGCCGACGAGGCCCGCAAGCGCAGCGGCGGGACGCTGGCGGGCTATATCGCCTACGAGGCCGGGCTGGCGCTCGAGCCGAGCCTGGCGGACCGGGCAGACGCACGCAGCGGCGGCGATGGCCCGCTGGTCTGGCTAGGGCTGTTCGATCAGGCGGAGACGATTGCGGCGGAGGATGTTCCGGCCTGGCTTGTGGCGCGGCAGGGCGAGGGAGATGGCGGTGGCGGCGGAGAGCCGCGGCTCGGACCGCTGGAGCCGCAGCTGTCCCCCGGCGGATACCAAGAGGCTTTCGAAACGCTGCAAAGCGCCATCCGCGCGGGCGATATCTACCAGGCGAACCTGACCTTCCCGCTGACCGGATCCTATCGCGGAGACGAGGTCGCGCTGTATGCCGCCATGCGCGGGGCAGCCAAGGCCGGCTATGGCGGGCTGGTGTTCGACGGGTCGCACTGGCTGCTCAGCCTGTCGCCCGAACTGTTCGTCTCGCTGAAGGATGGCGAGCTGAAGGCCAAGCCGATGAAGGGCACGCGGCCGCGCAGCCCCGATGCCGAAACAGACGCAGCCCTTGCCGCCGACCTTGCCGGTTCGGTCAAGGACAAGGCCGAAAACCTGATGATCGTCGATCTGATGCGCAACGATCTGTCGCGCGTGGCACAGCCGGGAAGCGTGCGGGTGGACGCGCCCTTCGCGATCGAAAGCTACCCCACCGTGCACCAGATGGTCAGCACCGTGCGGGCGCGGCTGAAGGTCGGCGTGAGTACGGCGGAATTGCTGCGCGCGATCTTTCCCTGCGGATCGATCACCGGCGCGCCGAAAATCCGCGCGATGGAATTGATCGGCGAGGTGGAGCGCGATCCGCGCGGCCCCTATTGCGGCGCGATCGGACGAATCGATGCAAATGGCGATGCAGCATTCAACGTGGCTATCCGCACGCTGCGGCTGACCCCGGTCGAAAATGCACAGGGCAGTGCGGTGCTGGGTGTCGGCTCTGCCATAGTGGCCGATTCGCACGCCATCGACGAATGGCGCGAATGTGTGCTGA comes from Alteripontixanthobacter sp. and encodes:
- a CDS encoding response regulator, translating into MTENQSTTLLLVDDEPSLREPLAEYLRGQGFAVREAESAAAARSAMLEQTPDLALLDIMMPGEDGLSLCRHLVEARDLPVILLTAKGEATDRIIGLEIGADDYVTKPFEPRELVARIRSVLRRAARPANGTSDPASEANYTFEGWQLDPLKQKLTDPEGALVALSTAEFRMLRAFLDHPRQVLDRDRLLDLVQGREAHLFDRAVDNQVSRLRGKIEADRSNPQLILTVRGGGYRFAADVARQVRIDG
- a CDS encoding ATP-binding protein, with protein sequence MDERSNIRPRWRIWPRSLFWQVMASVALALLVAQAVSTVLLFRAAEERRQTETLTGLAFQLVTGAERENFRQQRRALRMERAMDSGAMATMRRRSRSPGGLPRRLRYQSSDAAPILPGELSDEAREKRLSALLTAQGVEVAELQVISRQAGDDPALQRAARRLTRFAANPDWRERRILVAGLRREGEDSWEIARTVQPRRDGGSLTGLVAQTLIIFGFLMAILFVLLRRITQPLAALTRRVESFGRTQGSAAPLAVSGPDDIRDLITAQNAMEARIAALLDEKDVMLGAIGHDLKTPLAALRVRIESVESDAERAKMAAGIEDITATLDDILSLARIGRPSAPPEHAQLGALTASVAEEFEDMGEPVTLGETARIAASVHVTWIRRALRNLIANALRYGGTADVTLHRETATDGEFAVFRVTDNGPGIADDRIADMLEPFTRGEASRNRATGGAGLGLTIARAIAQQHGGELLLANRPEGGLRAELRLPLTSA
- a CDS encoding VOC family protein is translated as MIGYVTLGTNDLPRAAKFYDAIAAEMGVGRMMDFETFIAWGEMGGGAGIAATKPFDGQEASTGNGTMVAFEAKSREQVNRLHEIALAHGGSDEGAPGPRGEPDENGMVFYAGYFRDPDGNKLNAFLMDKVG
- a CDS encoding cupin; the protein is MAAKHRLADNFIHLGMGATAEPQPAFDGKEWYQDYTQRTAGDGKEGRLVSQHSFTEGWLSWEMHPHGSEVVICTRGAMVLMQEFPDGRIETMTLEAGDYAINPPGVWHIADVETHAEAIFNTAGESTQHRERGASAAASLPSAERRRLADTIRDKSARARHKAATLDR
- a CDS encoding helicase HerA-like domain-containing protein, with the translated sequence MPRRADKRTGRDTQMADIFLGLASNGERQHLDLSRANRHGLIAGATGTGKTVTLQGMAESFSAHGVPVFVADVKGDLSGAAMAGSATFKHADKLEERAEELGMEDYAYSDNPAVFWDLYGEQGHPIRTTISEMGPLLLSRLLDLNDTQEGVLQIVFRHADDNGLLLLDFGDLQSVLAWASANARELSGKYGNVSKQSVGAIQRQLLSFESQGADLFFGEPALEIDDFLKTDEQGRGIVNILAADKLMRSPKLYATFLLWLLAELFETLPEVGDPEKPKLVFFFDEAHLLFDDAPKALEDKIEQVVRLIRSKGVGVFFVTQNPIDIPEDVAGQLGNRVQHALRAFTPRDKRAIKAAAETFRINPDLDVEQAITELRVGEALVSTLDEDGAPTVVQRTLIKPPRSRLGPVTKKERAIIQSISPVEGKYDTAIDRESAEEVLLAKAADAAATAQEVEDQGEEEVRKRPRKTKSMWEKAFSRGAKVAAGSAAGAAAAAVLGKKSRANPMKSGVTSAAGSIATDLAGPLAGRFVRNLIGGLMR
- the pabB gene encoding aminodeoxychorismate synthase component I, yielding MADRHPFVLLDDARADGGLHGGADAQAFTDPREVFVAHRAADVAGVLARADEARKRSGGTLAGYIAYEAGLALEPSLADRADARSGGDGPLVWLGLFDQAETIAAEDVPAWLVARQGEGDGGGGGEPRLGPLEPQLSPGGYQEAFETLQSAIRAGDIYQANLTFPLTGSYRGDEVALYAAMRGAAKAGYGGLVFDGSHWLLSLSPELFVSLKDGELKAKPMKGTRPRSPDAETDAALAADLAGSVKDKAENLMIVDLMRNDLSRVAQPGSVRVDAPFAIESYPTVHQMVSTVRARLKVGVSTAELLRAIFPCGSITGAPKIRAMELIGEVERDPRGPYCGAIGRIDANGDAAFNVAIRTLRLTPVENAQGSAVLGVGSAIVADSHAIDEWRECVLKGGFARDSGPENRFAQFDLIETMRFTPDDGIALLELHLERMKASAAELGFAFDRHAARNQIQALCFDLEDAAKVRLLLARSGAFGLETSALPPVPDGPLRCIVLPLPVDPGDWRLRHKTTDRGFYEDARRVARDAGADEALFLHPGGALTEGAITNIFVERRGALHTPPASLGLLPGIMRRSLIEAGRAKEHPVTITDLEPDFMLGNAVRGLLAAELLT